CCAAGAGATCCGGGCGCTTCGGTCCGGCGAAGATCTGGAACTCCTGAGCCAGCGGTTTCTCCGGTTCCAGCGTGGCCACGTCGCTGATCAGGCGGCAGGAAACGTCGACCAGCTTCTTCTTGTATTTGTCGGCGGGCACTCGGCCGACCCGCAACGGCAGCAATTCCTTGAATCTCACCGACGCGTCGCCCGGCACCTTCGGAATCAACATCGCGGCGACGTATTGAGCATCGACGCCGGCGTAGACCAGGTCGACTTCCGTGTACGGTTTGGGTAGCTCGTCTTCGGCGAAGCGGACCGCATTGACCTGATCGTACTGAAAGCGTTTGTTGAGAATGCGGCCGATCGCCAGGTCGCGTATGCCCGGTGATCCGGACTGCCCGATTTTCGTGTTGAGCGAGTACCACCAGCCCTCGATGGGCAGCCCGGTGGGGCCGTCGAGCCGGTAGGCCACCTTCTTGCCCTTTTGGCCGAGGTTCTCGACTTCCACGCGCAGATTCAGATGATAGGCCGGCGCGTGCAGGTCGTCTTGCTGCTCCGGCGTCAGTCGAGCGATGCTGTAGGTCTTGACGACCCGCAATTGCTCCTTGTCGAGCAGATACTCGAACGACACCTCGTCGGGCTTCGCGGGGTCGCGCGGAAGCACGGTCCAGTTGGAGGTCCGCAGGCGCAGGCCGGGCAACTCTTCGTCGCCGGCCGCCAACGTCTTGTCGCCGATCTGGTTCAGGGTCAGCAGGAAGGAAAGCGGATCGGACCCTTCGGGCTTGACCACCTCCAAGGGGCGCCGGGCAAGCTTGGCGTTCAACGTTTTCTTTTTGCCCGCGCGATCGACGGTGAGCGTCACCGAATCGCCCGGCTTGTGCCGCTGCAAAAGATCGCCGAATTGCCTGACGGCAATGACGGTATCGTCATCCACCGCCGTGACGACGTCGCCCGGCTTCAGCCCGGCCCTTGCCGCCGGCGTTGCGTCGCCCACCACGCGGACGAGATACCCGGCCTTGTCCGGCGGCCTGGCTCCTTCGAGATGCCCGATGTAGCCGCTGCGGTCTTCCAGGTCGTGAAAGCGGGGACTGTTCAGCTCGATGCGTTGGACGGCCGCGCCACGGCTGGTGATCGTCGCTAGCATGCGATAGGGATCGTCGGGGTCCGCCGAGCCGAGCGTCGCGAACACCAGCTCCGGTTCCTTGCGCGCGGGTTCGGCCGGGGCGGGGCCATCTTTTTCGGCCTGCCGCTCATGCTTTTGCGCTTCGGCCTTTTGCTTGTCCGCTTCGGCCTTTTGCTTGTCCGCTTCGGCCTTTTCCTGTCCGGCTTGGGGCGTCTTTTCGGCCTTCTTGACCGCTTCTTTGGCCGCGACTTGCGCCGGCTTTTTCGGCGGCGCGGGGGGTCGATTCTTCTGCATCCACCACAGCGCGGCGAAATTGCAGACGATCACCAGGGCCGACAGCGCGAAAAATAGGATGTATCGCTTAAGCATCCGCTCTCATTTCTGAATCCAGTCCGTGCGCCAGAGCGAGCCACGACGCTTCCTCGCCCCATGCTGTTCGTCGGACTCGGGCCGTTCTTGTGCCGAATCTTCCACTGCGGACGGCGTTTGGTCAACGGCCCTCGCGGAGCCGGTCGCCCAAAAAATTGTCCAGTTCCGGCGTGGCGTAGATTTTCTCGATCGTCTTTTCGAACGGATACTCGATGCGGCGGAACTTGACCAGATCGTCTTCGAGCACCACGTAGCAGGCGCGCGGGTCGCCGTCGCGCGGCTGCCCCACGGACCCCACGTTGATCATCGTCTTTTCCGTCGTCAGACGATATTGATAGCCCATCTCCTCCGGGCTGAAAAACGAGCAGCTTTGCGTGAACACGCCCGGCACGTGGGTGTGTCCCTGAAAACAGTGCTGTTCGATCAGCGAAAACAGTTTTTCCATTTTTCGTTGATTATAGATGTCTTCAGGAAAGACGTATTCGTTCAAGGGATTGCGGGCCGAGCCGTGGACGAACAGAAAGCCGTTTTCGCGCCGGTTGCGGGGCAGCTCGCCCAGAAAATCCCAGCGGACGGCGTTCTCAGCCGGCTTGCCCGGCCCGATCTCCAGTTGGTCGCGGGTCCAAAAGATGGCCCGTTCCGCGCCGGAGTTGAAGCCTTCGGGGTCGAACAAGGCGCCCTGATCGTGATTGCCCAGGATGCAGACATTCATCGTCATCACCCGGTCGATGCACTCGCAGGGATTCGGCCCGTAGCCGATAATGTCGCCCAGGCAGTAGATTTCAGTAATCCCCTGCGACTCGATATCGGCCAGCACGGCCTCGAGTCCCTCGAGATTGCTGTGGATATCGCTGATCAAGGCACGCTTCACGCCCGTCGACCTTATTGGTTAGAAGAACTGGCGCGCCACGAGCGCGCCCCGGCCGCCAAAAAATCGCCACAAACCCAACGCGCAGTCTAAGTTAGCGACCCACGGCGGTCAAGCCATCGGCCCGCTGGTTCCCGCGGCGTCAGGCATCAGGCATCAGGTTGTTTGTCTGACGCCTGACGCCTGAAACCTGACGCCTTAAATCGTGGGCCGGCGCTCGCAAGCTCGCCGCCCCCACCTTACGATTATATGCCGGCGGCACGCGAGTCTATTCCACGGCAGGACAATTTTGCACATTTTGGCCCTCGAAACCAGCGGAACCAGCGGCAGCGTGGCCGTTTTTGACGACGGCAACGTCTTGGCCGAGGTGCGGCTAGAGCCCGCTCAGCGCAGCGCAAGAGTGCTGGCACCGGCTATCAAGCGGCTCATCGAGCAGGTCGCCTGGAGGCCGGCCGACGTGGATTTGGTGGCCGTTGCCATCGGCCCCGGCTCGTTCACGGGGCTGCGTGTCGGCGTGACGACTGCCAAAACGTTCGCCTACGCCGTCGGCGCGGAGGTCTTGGCCGTCAACACGCTGGAGGTCATCGCGGCCCAGGCCACGACGGCGGGCCACGGCGAGCTGATTGCCGCGGCCATCGACGCCCAGCGCGGCGACGTCTACACGGCGACGTTTCGCCGCCGCGCGCCGTTGGGTCTCGAAATCGTCGTCCCGGTGAGCATTCGCCGCGCTGACGAATGGATCGCCGGCTTGTCGGCTGGCACGCTGGCAACCGGGCCGGCGCTGGAAAAGCTGTTGCCGCGATTGCCGGCTGACGTGGCTGTTGCCGCCGGAGAACTCTGGTTTCCCCAGGCGAACATGGTTGGCCGGCTGGCGGCCGCGAAGCACGCCGCCGGGCAGCGCGACGACCTCTGGCGGCTGGCGCCCCTTTATCTGCGGGCCAGCGCCGCCGAAGAGAAGGCCGCTCGCCAAGGCGGCGATTGACAGATGGCCGTCGAAACGGCGCTGGCTGGGGCAGAGATTGGCCACGCTCTTCCTGGGCCGGTGAAAACTTGGGCTATTGCATGGGTTGACGGCATTTTGCTTAAAGGGTTTTTGTTCCGGCGAAGCGTAAGGCGGGGCAACCTCGCTGGCCCCGCGCTACGCGCCGGCCGCCACCGGCTCTTTCCGCTTGATCATCAGCACCTCGTTGCCGAGATCGTTGTACGTCACCTCGTCCATGAACATCCGCATCAGCACCAGGCCGCGACCGCCTTCACGCGCCAAGGGGGCCGGATCGTCGGAATCGGCCACCGGCATGACGTCGAAGCCGGGGCCTTCGTCGCGGACCAGCAACCGCAATTCTTCGGGCGAAATGTGTACTTTGACGAAAATCTTTCGTTCGCAGTAGGGAGCCTGGCCCCGACGCTGTTCGGCCACCCCCATGCTCAGGCCTTGCAACAGGTTGGCGCGGTCTTCCTGCATCTGCTCGAAGCTCAGCTCCAGGTTGCCGCGATAGAGCGCGTTGAGCAACGCTTCTTCCAGGGCGATGCCGATCCGCACTCGACCGGTAGTGTCGCAAAGCTGCACCTTATCGACCAGCCGTTGCACCACGTCCACCAACGGGTCGATCAGTTCCGCGTCGTTCTCCAAGTTCAGGGCAAACTCGGTCCAGGCCAGACACTGCGCCAGCCGGTCGAGGTTGTGGTCGGCCCGCGACACCGCCAGCACCTGCTCGACCGTGTCGACCAGCTTTTCCGGCAGGACCGATTTGGGCACATAACTCGCCGCGCCCGCTTCCAGGGCTTCGACGGCCAAATCTTCGCTGCCGAAGGCCGTCATCAGCACGACGGGCACGCGCGGATGGTGCATCCGCACCCGGCGGATCAGCCCGAGCCCGTCCAATTCGGGCATCTGCAAGTCGGTGACGACGATGTCCGGCTCGCGCCGCTTGAGGTACTCCAACGCGGCCACGCCGTTTTCGGCGGTCTCGACGCTGAGCGTCGTTCCCTGGCTCAACAGCAGGCTGGCCAAACGGCGATCGACGGGCGAATCGTCGACGACAAGAACAGAAGGCATCCGCGCGCCTCTTTAAAAAAATGGTTTCACGTCAATAGACCGCTGACGTGGCCGGGAGTCAAGTTTTTTGAAGGGTTCAGGCTTCATGTTCCGCAAAATAGAGCCCGGCGTAGACCTTCGGGTCGATCAGCACGTCGCGGCTCGCTTGCTCCTGGAGCCACTTCGCCACGCGATCGAGCCCAATGGCATGCACCTCGATCTGTTCCGATTCAACCCCGCCCCCGGCGGCAACCTGTTTCAGCCCCCTTGCCACCACCATGGCCACCAACTCAGTCGCCAGCCCCGACGTGGGCGGACCCATCGCCATCACGTGGACGCTTTCCGCTTCATAGCCGGTTTCCTCCAGCAGCTCGCGCCGCGCGGCCGTTTCCAGATCGTCAGTCTGCTGACCCTCGATGTCGCCCACCAGTCCGGCCGGCAGCTCGATCACCCGTTTGCCGACGGGGATTCGATACTGCTCCGCCAACAGCAGCCGCCGGTCGTCAGTGACGGCCACGATCACCACCGCACTCGTGGCTTTCGTCCGCTCGGCATATTCCCAATGCCCCTCGCGGACCAGCCGCAGGTGCTTTCCTTCCGCCAGAATCACACGACTGTTCTCAGTGTTCGATGGTTGGCTCATAAACCTCGTTCTACTTTACCTAGCCGTAAAATCCTCACGCGCGGCCGGTCTGCGCGCCGATGTTTTTTGTCGGAAAGGAGTCCGCATGCACCTCTCTGCCACCCAATCCGCGCAGAACCCCGGCTCGACCGACACAAACCAGTTCGCCGGAAACGCCAGCCCCTTCTCCCATCAATCGTACACTGCCGAGGCACCGTGTGTGCCCTGCCATTATTTGCGGGCCGCCGCATCGCCGGCCGGCGGACCGGCGGAGTTTCGACGCCGAATGCGGGCGGTCGGCGACATTCTGGCCGCGTCGCGGGTGGGCGCAATCTACCTGGTGCATGGTTCCTTCGCCGCGCTCGATTCGCTGAGCATCCTATCGTCGCTGGCGCGCCATTACCTTGCCGGTCGGAGAATGATCTCCCGCATTGCGTCGCAGATCGTCGATGCCGACGTCCGCGACGCCGGGAACTATACGCCACGCTACGCGGAGGTGTTCGAAGCGGCGACGGGCGGTCGCACGCCCGTGCGATTGGTCTCCTGGTCGAGCGAAAACCACCACCTTGGGCGGGCAGACGCCGCGGTGCGGCTGCTCGACGAGCTGGCGTCGTTGGAGCTGTCGGGCGGCCAACGCGTCATGTTTTGGGGGCACGGGCATGCCGGCAACGTGTTCGCCATGATGAGTCAGCTTCTGTCGGCTGAACCGGCGGTCGTCGAGCAGTTCTTCGCGGCTGCGTCGGTCTATTACCGCTGGCCGATGGCCGGGCTGGTCGATATCCCCGTCTGGCAGCGAGTGCGGCAACTCCTCACGCGTACACGGCACCGCCTTCAGCAGCGGCCGTGCGACTACGTGACGTTCGGCACGCCGGTGCGCTACGGTTGGCGGCTCCGCGACGACGACCGGCTGCTGCACTTCATTCACCATCGGCCGAGTGGCGGGCGGGCGGGGCACCTGGCCGCGTTTCCGGCCCGGCCGCAGGATTTCGAGCAGGCCGCGGGCGGCGATTACTTACAGCAAGTGGGTATTGCGGGAACCGACGCGCCGCCGTCGCCGCTCGCCTGGCGGTCGTGGTTGGCCAATCGCCGGCTGGGCAGGCTCTTGGCGCCCAGTTACGGCCCGCACGACCTGGCCGACCGGCTGCAAACCGGCGCGCGCGTTCCCGACTGCGGCACGACGCTGTTGGTCGATTATGGCACTTCCTTCGGGCCGTTGTCGGAACACCTGGCGGGCCACGCCGTTTACACGCGGCCCGAATGGCTCTTGTTTCACGCCGAGAAAGTCGTCGAGCACCATTATGGCGGGAGCGACGCCCGGACTCAGGCCGCGTAGTGCTGACACTGCTGACACTTGAACCGTTTGACGTCGGGATACGGCCGACATAGAATCGAGATTCTGTGAACTTTTACGTCACTGTGGTCCGTATTTCTCGCCCTGTGGGAGACAGCGTCAATGAAGAAGGCAGAGATGAAGGTGTACAAAGAGCGGCTCCTGGCGTTGCGCGCGCGTCTGCGCGGCGATGTCAACCAGATGGCCGATGCCGCCCTGCGTAAGAACCGCATGGATGGTGGGAGCGAAATCTCCAGTATGCCGATTCACATGGCGGACCTGGGCAGCGACAATTTCGAGCAAGAGTTCACGCTCAGCCTGTTGGAAAACGAGGGGGGCACTCTCGACCTGATCGAGCTGGCATTGGAGCGGATCGAAGACGGCACCTACGGCGATTGCGACGAGTGCGGATCGAAAATTCCCAAAGCCCGGCTGAACGCGCTGCCCCACGCGCCGCACTGCGTGAAGTGCGCGGGGCAAGTCGAACGCGGGTAACGCCTGCCATGAAGGTGGTTCCTGGTAACCGGTATTGGGCGTTCCTTGCCATCGCGGCCGCCGGCTGCGCCGCCGACCTGGCCTCGAAGGCCTGGGTGTTTGCGTTGCTGGGGGCGCCGGGCGGCCGCACGCTGTGGATCTGGCGCCCTTTTTTTGGGTTGCAAACCAGCCTCAACCAAGGCGCGCTGTTCGGCATGGGGCAGGGCATGGTGTGGCTGTTTGCCCTGCTGTCGCTGGCCGCGGCGGTCGGCATCGTCTATTGGTTGTTCGTGGTGGGGGCCGCGGTCGATTGGCGGCTGACGCTGGCTCTGGGCGCGATCATGGCCGGCATTCTGGGCAATCTGTACGACCGGCTTGGTCTGTGGGCCGTGCCCGGCCGGCCGGACCAGCGGGTCTACGCCGTGCGCGACTGGATCTTGTTCAAGTACCAGAACTGGACGTGGCCGAACTTCAATCTGGCCGACAGCTTTCTCGTCTGCGGCGCGGCGATTTTGATGTGGCACGCCTTCCGCTCGCAGCCCAAGGCCGACGCCGCGGCGCGCAGCGTCGAGGGCGCGTAGCGCTCCGCGCGCATCGACAATTCCTTCAGATCCGCGACGGCGCCGCCGATATTCTAGTGCTTGTTACCAATTCATCCTTGTAAGAGGCGCTGCGGATGTCGACGCATTCCATCGAACCTGGTCAACGGCTGAAAGTGCAATCGGGATTCAAAACGGGCTTTGTTCAAGTGCTGGCGGAAGCGGTCGTGCCGGCGGGCTATTGGGTCTGCCGCGAGGAGGGTTCGGGGCAGCAACGGGTGATCGCACAAACGGCTCTATTCCCCATCGCCGCCGGTCCGCTCGTCGTCGACGCCCCACCCGTGCCGAGCGCAGCCACGCCGGCCGCGGCCTGAGTGCAGCCGCACTTAGGCGTTACCGTTGTAAGACACTTTGCGCCGCCAACGTCCAGCGGCAGCCAGCACCGCAAGGCCGCCCGCCATGAGCGATAACGTCGACGGCTCGGGGACGACGGAAGGGCCGGATAGGGTGTACTGCGAGAGCGTCGGGGTTGACGAGTCGATGTTCGCAAACAGTACCGAATCGAAGCCAGACGGGTCCGTAGTGGCGACGGGCACGAAGGTGTTGGCGTCGAGGATGGAAAAGCTGAATGTGTCCGGAACGCCCCCGGTATTGAATTCAGTGGCAGCAGATCGTTCGCTTCATCGTTGCACCTTTGGCGATTGGGTGATGGAGGTAAGGTATTGCCGTAACTGAAACCTGGAGGCGATTGGCTGGGGCGTCGGGTCGCTGAGCCGGGCTCTTAGCTCGTGTGCTGCGTGAAGTATTCGTCGGAGCCGGTGAACCCGGCGATAATGTCTTCATTTCTCTTGCCGTCGGCGAACTGCCCCAGCCAGTAATTCCAGGCCGCTGGGGTCGGCGGCGCGGCCCAGGTAATGGAAATAGTCGTCGTTCACCAGCAGCGAATCGTTTTCTTGACTGGCCGTGATCTCTTGCGCTACCCGAAGGCGCGATTGCCCGTTGGCTAACTGCCGGCTCCAATAACCTTCGCCGCCGGCGTCGGGCGTGCGGCCCAGAACCCGCTTGTAAACGGCGTCGATCCAGTCGAGGTTGGTGCCGCCGGCCTTCGCGAAGAATTCGTCGGTGGCCACGATTTCGGCCTCCACACCCTGATCGGTGAGACCGGCGTCCATTTGAGCGGCCAACGATTGAACCTCGGAGTCTTGGGCCGGCCGGCCGAGCAGCTTCAAGAAGTCGGGCCGGATCACGAAATTGGCGTAGTATTCGTCGCTGTGCGCGATCGCCTCGGCCACGCTGCCGGCGTTGCGTAACGCCAAGCGGCGGGGATAACAAGGGCGCGTGGGCGGCGCGAGCCCGCGCCGCTGAGAATCCGGCCGTGCTCAACGCACCGGTGGAGGCCCGGCCGCGGTGGCGACGATGGCCCGGCCGGCCCGTCTTGCGCATGCTACACGCGGCCTGCCTTGCGGCGCCGTCGAGCAGCGCCGGCCAGCGCCACGAGCCCGAGCGCCGTCAACGTGAAGGTCGATGGCTCGGGCGTGACCGTCACCGGGGTGGGATTGAAGCTACCTGCGGAGATCGAAATTGAGTCCGCGTTGATGTCGGTGAAGAAAGTGCTCGGATTGCTAACGCTGTTGTAAGGTACGAGGCTGACGCTGAAGGTGTCGCCCAGAGGCGGCGCGGAGTTCGTCAGGGTGGTGACGGGCAGCATCGCCAGAAGTTCCGGCGTGGTACTCAACGGCACGAAGAAGTTCGTATTATTCGCTTCGTCGCCGCCAGCAAATGTGGTGGTCGTGCTCGCAGTGCCCAATGGGTTGGCAAAAGCTTTGTCGCCGCTCGCGCCGAAGAAGACGTAATTCAAATTATTGAAGGTGGGGTCGACCGACGGGGCCGGAGAATTGACGAATTGCACCGCCGTCGATCCGTTCGTGGTGATTTGAAACTCGAAGCTTGTCGCGGCCAGGTCCACTGTGCCGCTGTCGGTATTGATATAGACGGGAAGATAATCCACCGGACCGCCCGGCGTTACCAGCGAGCTGCCGACGGTGACGATGATCGCGGCTTGCGCGTGGGCCGCGCAGGCGAGAAAGACGGCGCACAAACAAAACCACGATCGTAAACGCATCTCACACCTCTCAGTTGTCAGCGCCCCGCGCGTTATCGGTTATCGAGCTGTTACAGCCGCTCACATTGTCATTCGCGGCGACGCAACAGTCAAGCAAATGACTCAATCATCAATGTGCAGGCCGGCCGCCAGCGTGCGGCCCACCGACTTGGCGGCCAAGAGCCGGTCGTTGGGCGTCACCGCGCCGGCGCCGTTGATGTCGTCGTTCAATAGCGGACCCGTCTCGCCCACCGCGGAGCTGATGGCCGCCACGTCGGCCGCGGTGACCTCGCCGATTGGATTGCCGCTGACCGTCGAGCCCGTCGTCGTGGCGCCGCCGGTCGGGTTGCCGATCACGTCGCCAAAGAGGCGATAAAAGTCCTCCTCGATGTCATGCTGGCCGGTGCCGTCGGGGTTGATGAGCAGCTTGTAATAGCCGTCGTCGAGAATCAGCTTCGGCCAATAGGCCAAAAGGGCCGGCAGGTTTTCATCACCGCCAATCCCTCCCGCACCGAAGTCGATGGCCATCACGTGGTCGACCAGCGCGATCTTGTTCGTCAGGTCGATGTCGCCCAGGAACGTCTTGCCGTCCAGGCCGAAGTGTTCCAGCGTCACGTGGGCCGCGTCGAGCGTCAGATTGGAAACCGGCTCATTGAACGTCAGGTCGAGATAGCGAATGTACGAGCGTTCCTCCAGTCCCTTTTCGACGACGAACGAGGTGACGGCGGGCGACACGCTTCCGCTCGTGACCGTGGCCGTGGGCGATACGGCCACGGCCGGCGAGGTGTCGTGCGTGATCGTGACGCTGGCCGTGTAGGTGCCCGGCTCGGCGTAAGTGTTTGTGCCG
This portion of the Pirellulales bacterium genome encodes:
- a CDS encoding metallophosphoesterase family protein — its product is MKRALISDIHSNLEGLEAVLADIESQGITEIYCLGDIIGYGPNPCECIDRVMTMNVCILGNHDQGALFDPEGFNSGAERAIFWTRDQLEIGPGKPAENAVRWDFLGELPRNRRENGFLFVHGSARNPLNEYVFPEDIYNQRKMEKLFSLIEQHCFQGHTHVPGVFTQSCSFFSPEEMGYQYRLTTEKTMINVGSVGQPRDGDPRACYVVLEDDLVKFRRIEYPFEKTIEKIYATPELDNFLGDRLREGR
- the lspA gene encoding signal peptidase II, whose amino-acid sequence is MKVVPGNRYWAFLAIAAAGCAADLASKAWVFALLGAPGGRTLWIWRPFFGLQTSLNQGALFGMGQGMVWLFALLSLAAAVGIVYWLFVVGAAVDWRLTLALGAIMAGILGNLYDRLGLWAVPGRPDQRVYAVRDWILFKYQNWTWPNFNLADSFLVCGAAILMWHAFRSQPKADAAARSVEGA
- the tsaB gene encoding tRNA (adenosine(37)-N6)-threonylcarbamoyltransferase complex dimerization subunit type 1 TsaB translates to MHILALETSGTSGSVAVFDDGNVLAEVRLEPAQRSARVLAPAIKRLIEQVAWRPADVDLVAVAIGPGSFTGLRVGVTTAKTFAYAVGAEVLAVNTLEVIAAQATTAGHGELIAAAIDAQRGDVYTATFRRRAPLGLEIVVPVSIRRADEWIAGLSAGTLATGPALEKLLPRLPADVAVAAGELWFPQANMVGRLAAAKHAAGQRDDLWRLAPLYLRASAAEEKAARQGGD
- a CDS encoding TraR/DksA family transcriptional regulator; translated protein: MKKAEMKVYKERLLALRARLRGDVNQMADAALRKNRMDGGSEISSMPIHMADLGSDNFEQEFTLSLLENEGGTLDLIELALERIEDGTYGDCDECGSKIPKARLNALPHAPHCVKCAGQVERG
- a CDS encoding YidC/Oxa1 family insertase periplasmic-domain containing protein, with the translated sequence MLKRYILFFALSALVIVCNFAALWWMQKNRPPAPPKKPAQVAAKEAVKKAEKTPQAGQEKAEADKQKAEADKQKAEAQKHERQAEKDGPAPAEPARKEPELVFATLGSADPDDPYRMLATITSRGAAVQRIELNSPRFHDLEDRSGYIGHLEGARPPDKAGYLVRVVGDATPAARAGLKPGDVVTAVDDDTVIAVRQFGDLLQRHKPGDSVTLTVDRAGKKKTLNAKLARRPLEVVKPEGSDPLSFLLTLNQIGDKTLAAGDEELPGLRLRTSNWTVLPRDPAKPDEVSFEYLLDKEQLRVVKTYSIARLTPEQQDDLHAPAYHLNLRVEVENLGQKGKKVAYRLDGPTGLPIEGWWYSLNTKIGQSGSPGIRDLAIGRILNKRFQYDQVNAVRFAEDELPKPYTEVDLVYAGVDAQYVAAMLIPKVPGDASVRFKELLPLRVGRVPADKYKKKLVDVSCRLISDVATLEPEKPLAQEFQIFAGPKRPDLLDQYVRPYGLGDLVYYGWFGWVSRPMLAILHFFYGVVGNYGLAIIMLTVLVRSGMFPLSRKQALNAAKMQELQPELKKLADKYKNPEERMRAQREFFRKHDYHPLSGCLPALVQLPIFLGLYRSLAVDIELRQAPLISESVRWCSNLGAPDMLWYWKPYLPIDMLTDEAAGWLGPYLNVLPLLTIALFIVQQKMFLPPPTDEQAAMQQKMMQWMMIFMGVMFFKVASGLCLYFIASSLWGIAERKLLPKPAPQSGGTAGGESAARLSSPPGSNGSGKTSSRKSKQRYRK
- a CDS encoding response regulator encodes the protein MPSVLVVDDSPVDRRLASLLLSQGTTLSVETAENGVAALEYLKRREPDIVVTDLQMPELDGLGLIRRVRMHHPRVPVVLMTAFGSEDLAVEALEAGAASYVPKSVLPEKLVDTVEQVLAVSRADHNLDRLAQCLAWTEFALNLENDAELIDPLVDVVQRLVDKVQLCDTTGRVRIGIALEEALLNALYRGNLELSFEQMQEDRANLLQGLSMGVAEQRRGQAPYCERKIFVKVHISPEELRLLVRDEGPGFDVMPVADSDDPAPLAREGGRGLVLMRMFMDEVTYNDLGNEVLMIKRKEPVAAGA
- a CDS encoding NUDIX hydrolase; protein product: MSQPSNTENSRVILAEGKHLRLVREGHWEYAERTKATSAVVIVAVTDDRRLLLAEQYRIPVGKRVIELPAGLVGDIEGQQTDDLETAARRELLEETGYEAESVHVMAMGPPTSGLATELVAMVVARGLKQVAAGGGVESEQIEVHAIGLDRVAKWLQEQASRDVLIDPKVYAGLYFAEHEA
- a CDS encoding DUF4214 domain-containing protein is translated as MALRNAGSVAEAIAHSDEYYANFVIRPDFLKLLGRPAQDSEVQSLAAQMDAGLTDQGVEAEIVATDEFFAKAGGTNLDWIDAVYKRVLGRTPDAGGEGYWSRQLANGQSRLRVAQEITASQENDSLLVNDDYFHYLGRAADPSGLELLAGAVRRRQEK
- a CDS encoding PEP-CTERM sorting domain-containing protein, encoding MCAVFLACAAHAQAAIIVTVGSSLVTPGGPVDYLPVYINTDSGTVDLAATSFEFQITTNGSTAVQFVNSPAPSVDPTFNNLNYVFFGASGDKAFANPLGTASTTTTFAGGDEANNTNFFVPLSTTPELLAMLPVTTLTNSAPPLGDTFSVSLVPYNSVSNPSTFFTDINADSISISAGSFNPTPVTVTPEPSTFTLTALGLVALAGAARRRRKAGRV